The following proteins come from a genomic window of Coregonus clupeaformis isolate EN_2021a chromosome 2, ASM2061545v1, whole genome shotgun sequence:
- the LOC123480999 gene encoding retinol dehydrogenase 13-like isoform X2 produces the protein MARRGARVVMACRDLTRAARAADEIRQATGNNNIVVRHLDLASMYSVRELAKEFIASEDRLDILINNAGVMMCPKWLTEDGFETQLAVNHLGHFLLTNLLLGKLKSSAPSRVVNVSSIAHKGGKIQFDDLFFAKRPYNSLVSYRQSKLANVLFSRELARRLKGTGVTSYSLHPGVIRTELTRHVETWFPMLRAILSAPSVLLMKTSTQGAQTSIYCAVTPGLEHKSGCYFSDCVVMETAPEGRDDAVAKRLWKESARLVGYIEKD, from the exons ATGGCACGTAGAG GGGCGCGGGTGGTGATGGCGTGCCGGGACCTGACACGGGCTGCGAGGGCGGCGGACGAGATTCGTCAGGCCACGGGGAACAACAACATCGTAGTGCGTCACCTGGACCTGGCCTCTATGTACTCTGTCAGAGAGTTGGCCAAAGAGTTCATTGCCAGTGAGGATCGCCTAGATATACTCATCAACAATGCCG GTGTGATGATGTGCCCTAAGTGGCTAACAGAGGACGGCTTCGAGACACAACTGGCTGTCAATCACCTCGGACACTTCCTGCTGACCAATCTCCTTCTGGGGAAGCTCAAGAGCTCCGCCCCTAGCCGTGTGGTCAATGTGTCTAGCATTGCACACAAAGGGG GTAAGATCCAGTTTGATGATCTTTTCTTTGCCAAGAGGCCATACAACTCTCTGGTCAGTTACAGACAGAGCAAGCTGGCCAACGTGCTATTCTCCAGAGAGCTGGCCAGAAGGTTGAAAG GTACGGGGGTGACGTCTTACAGCCTGCATCCCGGGGTGATCAGGACAGAGCTGACCCGCCACGTGGAGACCTGGTTCCCCATGCTGAGGGCCATCCTGTCAGCCCCCTCCGTGCTCCTCATGAAGACCTCCACCCAGGGCGCACAGACCTCCATCTACTGTGCTGTCACCCCAGGATTGGAGCACAAGTCTGGCTGCTACTTCAG tgacTGTGTCGTGATGGAGACCGCCCCAGAGGGGAGGGATGATGCGGTGGCCAAGAGGCTTTGGAAGGAAAGTGCCCGTCTGGTGGGTTACATAGAGAAAGACTGA
- the LOC123480999 gene encoding retinol dehydrogenase 12-like isoform X1, which translates to MWDEVDPSAPVKYGAVIAVTVICIVLLRKWIAGGVCRSSVQLRGKTVLVTGANTGIGKETCRDMARRGARVVMACRDLTRAARAADEIRQATGNNNIVVRHLDLASMYSVRELAKEFIASEDRLDILINNAGVMMCPKWLTEDGFETQLAVNHLGHFLLTNLLLGKLKSSAPSRVVNVSSIAHKGGKIQFDDLFFAKRPYNSLVSYRQSKLANVLFSRELARRLKGTGVTSYSLHPGVIRTELTRHVETWFPMLRAILSAPSVLLMKTSTQGAQTSIYCAVTPGLEHKSGCYFSDCVVMETAPEGRDDAVAKRLWKESARLVGYIEKD; encoded by the exons ATGTGGGATGAAGTTGATCCGTCTGCGCCGGTTAAGTATGGCGCTGTCATAGCGGTGACAGTGATCT GCATTGTTCTGCTGAGAAAATGGATTGCTGGGGGTGTGTGTCGATCTTCAGTCCAATTACGTGGCAAGACGGTGTTGGTCACCGGTGCCAACACCGGCATTGGCAAGGAAACGTGCCGTGACATGGCACGTAGAG GGGCGCGGGTGGTGATGGCGTGCCGGGACCTGACACGGGCTGCGAGGGCGGCGGACGAGATTCGTCAGGCCACGGGGAACAACAACATCGTAGTGCGTCACCTGGACCTGGCCTCTATGTACTCTGTCAGAGAGTTGGCCAAAGAGTTCATTGCCAGTGAGGATCGCCTAGATATACTCATCAACAATGCCG GTGTGATGATGTGCCCTAAGTGGCTAACAGAGGACGGCTTCGAGACACAACTGGCTGTCAATCACCTCGGACACTTCCTGCTGACCAATCTCCTTCTGGGGAAGCTCAAGAGCTCCGCCCCTAGCCGTGTGGTCAATGTGTCTAGCATTGCACACAAAGGGG GTAAGATCCAGTTTGATGATCTTTTCTTTGCCAAGAGGCCATACAACTCTCTGGTCAGTTACAGACAGAGCAAGCTGGCCAACGTGCTATTCTCCAGAGAGCTGGCCAGAAGGTTGAAAG GTACGGGGGTGACGTCTTACAGCCTGCATCCCGGGGTGATCAGGACAGAGCTGACCCGCCACGTGGAGACCTGGTTCCCCATGCTGAGGGCCATCCTGTCAGCCCCCTCCGTGCTCCTCATGAAGACCTCCACCCAGGGCGCACAGACCTCCATCTACTGTGCTGTCACCCCAGGATTGGAGCACAAGTCTGGCTGCTACTTCAG tgacTGTGTCGTGATGGAGACCGCCCCAGAGGGGAGGGATGATGCGGTGGCCAAGAGGCTTTGGAAGGAAAGTGCCCGTCTGGTGGGTTACATAGAGAAAGACTGA